Below is a window of Thermocrinis sp. DNA.
CAGGCCTTGAGCCTGCGGAAAGAATAGATTATAAAAAACTTTCAAAAATCTACATGTGTATAGATGAATTTTTAAAGGAATACCCCGCACGGGAGTGCAGGGTTGATGCAATCATAATAAAGGGCAATCAAATTGAGCACCTAAGGAATATATCACTCTAATATTTCTAAGACCACCCTCTTGTTCGTTTTTCTTCCCATAGCGGACAGGATGGTCCTTAGGGCTCTGGCAATTCGGCCCTGTTTGCCTATAACTTTTCCGATGTCTGCCTTATCCACCCTTAACTCAATAACTATGGTCTTTTCTCCTTCTATCTCTACCACGTTTACCCCATTGGGGTTATCTACTAAGGACTTAGCGGCTATCTCCACCACATCTCTGAGTTGGCTCATGGCACTACCTCCTTCTTAAAGTATGTTAGCATTCTTAAGCACACTTTTGGCTCTATCGGAAATTTCAGCTCCTTTTTGCACCCATTCTTTAACTTTTTCCGGTTTTATGTCCAAAAATATCTTTTTTTTAGGATCATAAGTGCCAAGTATGTCAACGTATTTCCCTTCCCTTGGAGAGCTTGATTCTACGACGACTATTCTGTAGATCGGATAGTGAGCCCTACCAAATTTAGAAAGTCTTATCCTCAAAGCCATACCATTCCTCCTATAAGGTGTTATATTATAGCATACTTTTCAGCTCTTTGTTCATATTATCTACCTTCTCTTCAAGTCCTTTTGTGTATTCTTCCAGCTTACGCTGGAGGTCTGCATACTTTATGGAAAGTATTCTAACCGCCAAAAGGCCTGCGTTAGTTCCGTTGCCTATACCTACGGTGGCTACAGGCACCCCTGGGGGCATCTGGACTATGGAATACAGAGAATCTACTCCGTTTAAATGCTTGGAAGGCACTGGCACGCCAATAACTGGGAGAGTGGTCATAGACGCTGTCATACCTGGCAGATGGGCTGAACCTCC
It encodes the following:
- a CDS encoding YraN family protein — encoded protein: MKKGKYFEDLACQYLTSLGYEILIRNFHCRYGEIDIVALEGETLVFVEVKGTHTGLEPAERIDYKKLSKIYMCIDEFLKEYPARECRVDAIIIKGNQIEHLRNISL
- a CDS encoding KH domain-containing protein, producing the protein MSQLRDVVEIAAKSLVDNPNGVNVVEIEGEKTIVIELRVDKADIGKVIGKQGRIARALRTILSAMGRKTNKRVVLEILE
- the rpsP gene encoding 30S ribosomal protein S16 gives rise to the protein MALRIRLSKFGRAHYPIYRIVVVESSSPREGKYVDILGTYDPKKKIFLDIKPEKVKEWVQKGAEISDRAKSVLKNANIL
- the purE gene encoding 5-(carboxyamino)imidazole ribonucleotide mutase, with the protein product MDRPLVGIIMGSISDWEYLKPAYEVLKEFGIRCEVKVVSAHRTPQVMYEYAKSARERGIEVIIAGAGGSAHLPGMTASMTTLPVIGVPVPSKHLNGVDSLYSIVQMPPGVPVATVGIGNGTNAGLLAVRILSIKYADLQRKLEEYTKGLEEKVDNMNKELKSML